Genomic window (Subtercola endophyticus):
CAGAAGACCCGCGGTTCTACGTGCACGGCGGCATCGATGTTCAATCAACCACTCGCGCCCTGATCGGTAACTTCATCTCGGGCGATGTGCAGTCGGGCGCCTCCACCATCTCGCAGCAGTACGTCAAGAACATCCTCGTTCAGCGCGCCGAAGCCATCACCGACCCGGTTCAAGAGCAGGCGGCCTACGCCGAAGCGACGGCCACCACCTTCGACCGCAAGCTGAAAGAGATGAAGCTCGCCATCGGGCTCGAGAAGGAGTACAGCAAAGACGACATTCTGCTGGGCTACCTCAACATCTCGCTCTTCGGTGGGCGTGTCTACGGCATCCAAGCGGCGGCCGAGTACTACTTCGGCGTGAGTGCCAAAGATCTCACTCTGCCGCAGGCCGCCAGTCTCGTCGCCACGGTGAACGAACCAGAGGGTCTGCGCATCGACAACCCCGACAACATCGACGCCAACAAGGCCCGGCGCGACAAAGACGTTCTCGCCTCGATGCTCAAAGAGCACACCATCACGCAGCAGCAGTACGCCGACGCGGTCGCAACGCCCGTGACCCCGAACATCACGCAGCCCTCCACCGGCTGCCAGACCGCCGTCGACGGCGCCGGGTTCTTCTGCGACTACGTGAAGAAGATCATCGAGCAAGACACCACCTTCGGCGACACGGCGGATGCCCGTGAACACGCCCTCAACACCGGTGGCTACAAGATTCACACCACCCTCGACATGAACCTGCAGAAGTCTGCAGACGACACGGTGAAGTACTACATTCCGTACACCACCGATGTTCTCGACCTCGGCGCCGTTCTGGTCACCGTCGAGCCCGGCACCGGGCGTGTCACGAGCATGGCGCAGAACAAGAACTTCTCTGAAGACCCGGCAGCGCCGGCCGACTCGACCTCCATCAACTACTCGACCGACGTCGAGTACGGCGGGTCGACCGGATTCCAGGTCGGGTCGACGTACAAGCTCTTCACCCTCATCAACTGGCTGCAGACCGGCCACTCGCTGGGCGATATCGTCAACGGGGCCAACGGGCAGAAGTTCAATATGTCGAGCTTCCGCAACTGCGACGGCACCAGTGGAGGCACATACTCCCCACAGAACGACGCGGGTGAATCCGGCGGCCGGGCAACCGTGCTGAACCAGTTCGAAGAGTCGGTGAACAACGCGTTCATCGCCATGTCGCAGCAGCTCGATGCCTGCGACATCCGCGATGTCGCCAAGTCGCTCGGTGTGCACCGCGCCGACAACACGCCGCTGCAGACCAACATCACCGCGGTGCTCGGCACCAACGAGATCGCGCCGCTCACCATGGCCGCGGCCTACGCCGGCGTCATCAACAAGGGCATGTTCTGCTCGCCCATCGCTATCGACAGCATCACCGACGCCTCCGGGGCGGCAGTGGATGTTCCGAAGTCGACCTGCACGCAGGCCATCGACCCGAAGATCGCCGTCGCCGCTTCGTACGCGATGCAGGGCGTCATCCAGAACGGAACAGCGACCCCCGCGAACCCGCACGACGGCACTTCGCACGCAGGCAAGACCGGTACGACAGACAACGAAGAAAGCGTGTGGCTGGTCGGTGGTACGACCAAGCTCGTCACCGCATCCTGGACCGGAAACGTCACCGGGCACGTCTCGATCAGGCACAGCACCATCGACGGCCCCGGCAGCGGCGGCGTCGGGTCGGGCCTGTCTCGTCTGTACATGTGGCGCGACTTCTACGAGAACACGGCCGACGCGTACGGCGGAGACGACTTCGCGACGCCCGATCGTAACCTCACCAACGGCACGTCGGTGACAGTTCCCGACGTGTCGGGCCTGTCGATGGATTCCGCGCAGAACAGGCTCACGAACGCCGGGTTCAGCCCCGACGACGGTGGCGCGGTCGACTCCGACAAGCCGGCCGGGCAGGTGGCGCGAACCGATCCCCCGGGCGGCTCGAGCATCACCAAGGGCTCGAACGTGACGGTGTACACGAGCAACGGCAAGCTGACGAACCTGCCCGACACCACGGGCGATTCGGTGGGCAGCGCGACGTCGCAGCTGAAGGGCTTCACAGTGACGACACAGGTCAGCCCCGACCCCACGTGTAAACCCGATACGGTCGTCAGTCAGACGCCCGGCGCGGGGCTCGTGAATCCATCGTCGACGACCGTTAGCCTTGTCATATGCCCCAAGAAGTAGAAACCTGCGAGTGAGTCGGCGAACCGGCTCCCCCGCCGCAACCGACCCTGCACCCCTCGCCGGCACCGCGCTCGACGCAGCGCTCGACGCACTTGTGAAGACGGCCGTCACCGCGGCGGGTGTGACGGCCGCTGCCGGCGTGGGTGCCTTCGCCTGGGGCTCGCTCGTCGAGCGTCGGCTGTTCACCCTGCGCCGGGTCACTGCGCCAGTGCTGGCCAAGGGCGCCGACCCGATCAAGGTGCTGCACCTCTCGGACTTTCACCTCGCGCCCTGGCAAGAGCAGAAGCAGCGCTGGATCCGCCAGCTCGCGAACCTCAAGCCCGACCTCGTGGTCGACACCGGCGACAACCTCGGCCACGTCGACAGCTACGACGCACTCGCCTACGCCCTCGAACCGCTGCGGGGCATCCCGGGTGTCTTCGTGAACGGATCGAACGACTACTGGGCCCCCGGCTTCAAGAATCCGCTGAAGTACTTCTTGGGGCCGTCCCGCGCCCCGCGTGAGCCCGCCCGACTCGACCTCGAGCGCGAGCACGACATCTTCGCGTCGCTGGGCTGGCGTGACCTGAACAACAAAGCGGCGTCACTGGATGTTCGGGGAACCCACATCGAACTCTTCGGTGTCGACGACCCCCACCGCCGCTACGACCGGCTGGAACTCATCTCGGGGGCGCTCGACGACCTTCGCGAAGAAGAGTCCGACGACGACAACGCGAACGAGAACAACACGGTCTCCGACCGCAGCACCCTGACCATCGGGGTCGCCCATGCGCCCTACCAACGCGTTCTCAACTCGTTTGTGAACCACGGCGCGCAGGTCATCTTCGCGGGTCACACGCACGGCGGTCAGGTCTGCGTTCCCGGCTTCGGTGCCCTGGTGACGAACTGCGACATTCCACGCAAACAGGTCAAGGGTCTGAGCCTCTGGCGGCGCGGTCGCCGCGCGGCATACCTGAACGTGTCAGCGGGGCTCGGAACATCCATCTACGCCCCCGTGCGCTTCGCCTGCCTGCCCGAGGCGACCCTGCTCACCCTCACCCCGGCCCACTGACGCACGAATGGATGCCCGCGTACCGCGGCACTCGAAAGATCAGGTACTCTAGATAAGTTGTTCTGGCCGGGTCATTCCGGTTCGAATTTCGATCGGGGTATGGCGCAGCTTGGTAGCGCGCGTCGTTCGGGACGACGAGGTCGCAGGTTCAAATCCTGTTACCCCGACAAAATGAAAAAGGTCACCGCCAGGTGGCCTTTTTCTTGTTTGGCAGCGGAGTCTCAGCCGGCGACGAGGGTGCCGCCGAGCATCCCTCCGCTTTCTTCGAGGTAACACGCCCCACAGAGCGACTCGTACGTGACACTGTCGCCGTCGATCGCAACCTGGTCGCCGTCGAAGACGAAGCGCCCGTTCACCAGGCGCGAGTTGAAGATCGCCTTGCGCCCGCAACGGCAGATGGTCTTCAACTCTTCGAGGCTGTGCGCCACTTCGAGCAGTCGGGCGCTCCCGGGAAAGGCCTCGGTCAAGAAATCCGTACGAATGCCATACGCCAGCACCGGAACGTTGTCGACCAGCGCGATGCGCAACGCGTCGTCGACCTGAGCGCGTGTCAGAAACTGCGCCTCGTCGATGAGCAGGCAGCTCACCCCGCCGACCGCAGCGCGGCGCGTTTCGAACTCGTCACGCAGCGAAGCGCCCGCGTCGACGAGAAAGTCGACCTCACGTGTCACGCCGAGCCGCGACACGATCTGGTGATCGCCCCGCGTGTCGGTCGACGGCTTCGCGATCAGCACACGATGCCCGCGCTCCTCGTAGTTGTAGGCCGCCTGAAGCAGCGCCGTGCTCTTGCCGCTGTTCATCGCGCCGTACCGAAAGTAGAGTTTTGCCACCCGACAAGCCTAGGCCGCGGGCGCGCGCATTCGGCCCGACGGGGCGGCTCACAGGATGCCCGGGGCTGAACGCATAAGGTAGTGGCTGTGCATCGGCGATTTCTCTGGGCCGCCGGCCTGATCATCGCCGGCGGAGTCGCGCTCCGTGTGGCGCTGGCGCTCTCACCGGGCTTCGTGGTCGACTCCGATCGTGCCATCGTGTACCTCATGGCCGTGCACGCTTCGCACGGAGACCTCACCGTTGTGTATTGGGGCCAGCAGTACGGCGGATCCCTTCTCTCCCTCGTCTCCGGTGCCGTGATGGCGGTCGTGGGCGAGAGCCCGTACGTCGTCTACGGCGTGGTGCTGGCGATGATGGCGGCGAGCGCCCTGCTGCTGTGCCGCCTGACCCGACTGGCGCTCGGGCGGGTCACGGCCCTCGTTGCGACGGCGCTGTTCATGTTTCCCGGCACGTTTCTCACCCGCCAGACGCTCGACGACGGCGGCTTCTATATGAGCACCGTGCTCTTCGCACTGCTTGCCATTTGGTTCGCGGTCGATCATCCGCTGCGGGCACCCCGGTGGCGGATGCTCGGCGTCGGTTTGAGCGTGGGCATCGCGCTCTGGTGCTCACCGATGGGTTTCGCGCTGGCGGCGCCCGCGCTCGGCGTGGCTCTGTATCGGCGCCGACGGATTTCGACCGCGCTGCTCATGCTGCCCGGGCTGGCGCTGGGTGCTGCCGCTTTCGCCGCGGGCGAGCTGCAGTTTCGGGCCGCAGGCAGCGGCTGGGCGCAGCAGGTGACGCTCTTCGATGGCGCGGTCGAGCGTGCTCATCAGTTGTTCTTCGGCCTGATTCCCGCCGGCCTGCCGTTCGGAATCGGGTCGCTTCGCGCGGTCGTCGCCCTAGTGGTGCTCGCGCTCATCGTGGTGCTGCTGATCGGGGCGTTCCGTGACAAGAGCGGCATAACGTTCGCGTTCGCGGCCGGGGTTGTGCTGCTCACCGTGGTTCTTGTGCTGTCGGGAACGACCCTCATCGACGCGGCGGCGCGGTACGTCGAGTTCTACTTGCCGGCGCTGGCCTTCGCCGCGGCCGCGGTCATTGTGCGTGTCTCGGCCGGGGTGGCAGTGCTTGCGGGCCGGGGCCGGGCGGGTTCGAGAGACGGCGAGGAGGGCGCGGGCGACGACACGGTCGGTGAGCACGCCGATGCGAGCGAGAGCGACGGGACGGCCGGCGCGGTCACTGGCGCGGGCGTCGGCACGGTTGGCGCGGCCGCAGGCCCGGGCGTCGGTGCTGCGCGTGAGAGCGCTGGCCCGGGCGACCACGGAAGCGACGGCACTCCCGGTGTGAGCGTGCCTGCGCCTGTTCCTGCGCCGCGTCCGACACCCCGTCGCCCGGCACGAGTACTTCTGGGCGCGCTCGCCACCGTGACCGTGGTCGCAGCGATCGTCATCTCCGTGCGCGGAACCTACCTCATCGGCTCGGGCACGACCCAGACCGGCGGCAGCCGAGGCACCATCGCCGCAGCAGACACCCCCTCGGCCGCCGCCGTACCGGTTGCCGGCCTGCGGCTTTTCGGGGGCGACGCGATCGCCGTCGACAACCTCCTCGAGGCCCGCGGAATCAGTGCCGTGTGGGCCGCGTACTGGATCTCCTACCGGCTCGCCGCCGCCAGTGGCGAGCGGGTCGTCGCGGCCGACATCGAGCTGCGTCGCTACGCCCCTTACGTGCAGCGTGCCAGCGCCGTCGACCCGGCCGCGGTGGTCGAGCCCACGGGCAGCGGCGCGGAGCAGGCCCTGAGCGCCTCAACCGATCTGCCGTACGCCGAACGCGAGACGGTCGCGGGTATGACCGTGTTCATCTACGATCATCCGGTGACCGCCGAACGGCTGGGCCGCGTCATCGGCATGGCCTGAGCCTTCGGCCGGCGCCGCAACTCAGAACAGCGAGACCTCGGCCGGCGCCGCCGCTCAGAAAAGCGTGGCTTCGGTCGCCGCCGCCGCCCGAATCGACGTCACCTCGGCCGGCGCAACCGCCGAGAACAGCGTCGCCTTCGGCGGGGCGCCGGGGCTCAGAACAGCGTGGCTTCGCCGGCCTCGGGATGCCCGCGCCCCCGCTCGCGCGCCAGCTCGGCCTCCCGGGCGGCACGCGCCGTGCCGGTGCCCGCTCTCGGGCCGGCCCGCGGCGCAGTATTGGGCCAGGCTTCAGGCCCGACCTCTGCCGCGATGCCGAAGTCGAACGGCGGCGTCGAGAATCGCGGGGAGCCACCCCCGCCACCGCGCCCCGCAGCGGCTCCTATCCCGGCAGTTCCCGGCCCCGTAGCTCCCGATCCGGTAGCGCCCGACTCAGCAGCTCCTGCCCCGGCCGCTCCGAGGCCCGCCGACAGCGCCGTCGACCGCACGCCACCCGTCACCGGGTCTTCTTGGCCCCGCGTGAGCCCGTGCCGCGCGATCAGCGGCCTGATGCGCGCGGCCAGCCACTTTCGGTACTCCTTCGGCGCATACGAGGTCGCCCCGAAGTACATCTTTCGGTACGACTCCACGAGCTCCGGATGCTCGCGCGCCAGCCATTGCATGAACCACGGTTTGACGCCCGGTCGAAGGTGCAACGCCGTGTAGAGAACGCTCGTCGCTCCCGCCGCTTTGATCTGCGCCAGCGCGGAGTCGAGGTGCGTCGTGGTGTCGGTGAGGTACGGCAATATCGGCATCATGAAGACGGAGCAGTCGAGCCCGGCATCCCGAACCGCACTCACCGTCGCAAGCCGCGCCTTCGCCGTGGGCGTGCCCGGCTCGACCGACTGCTGCAGTTCGTCGTCGTACACCGCGATCGACATCGCCAGGTCGACCGGAACCGCCCGTGCCGCCTCGGCCAGCAACGGCAGGTCGCGGCGCAGCAGGGTTCCCTTGGTGAGAATCGAGAACGGCGTGCCCGAGCCGGCGAGCGCTTCGATGATTCCGGGCATCAGCTTGTACCGCCCCTCGGCTCGCTGATAGGGGTCGGTGTTGGTGCCGAGCGCCACCGCATTGCCACCCCACGAGGGCTTTTTCAGCTCACGCGCCAACACTTCGGCGACATTGACTTTCACGATGATCTGGCTGTCGAAGTCGTGCCCCGAATCGAGATCGAGATAGGTATGAGTGGGGCGCGCGAAGCAGTAGGTGCAGGCATGACTGCAGCCGCGATAGGGGTTTATCGTGTAGCCGAAGGGCATCATGCTCTGGCCCGGCACCTTGTTCAGCGCCGACTTGGCCAGCACCTCGTGAAAAGTGATTCCGGCGAACTCAGGCGTCTGCACGCTGCGCACCAGATTGTTCAGGCGCGCGAGCCCGGGCAGCGCGCTGTCGCTCTCGACTCCGAGTTCTTGCCCGCTCCACCGCATACCGACATTCGAACATACATTCGAACCTCCGTCAATGCCGCCGCGCCCGCCGCACGCCCTCGCCCCGCCGCGCCCGTCACAATCGTGCCGCGCGCGCACTTCGGCGCATCCGCCACCGCTCGAGCAGCCGCGGATGCTCCCAAGTGTGCGCGGCCGCCCGATCGAGTTTCGCGCGGAGCCCCCGCCGACATGGCCGGCGTGGCCGCATGCCGCCGCACACCAAGCCGTGGTGGCACCGCACCAATAGACACCGGGGTGGCGGCGCGCCACGCCCGATCAGCCAAACGCGGCTACGGCACCCCCTCTGCACCGCCCTAAGGGCTCGGCGGAACGCGGCGAAGGCACACCTACACACCTTGCCGCCGAGCGATATCGACGGAACACGGCGACCGCGCTCGTCGCGTTCCGTGTCAGTAGCGGCCCAATCGTGGGAACGACCATCCAGTCGCAATGCGCGCCGCAGCGGCGGCGGCGCGCCAGCAAGCACAGGGGCGGCGGCGTTCAAACAAATGCAGTACGCACCAAGCGCTCCCCGCGATGAGGGGTGTCGACCGCGGGAAGCGCTTGGTAACTAGGTGCGTCGGGTGGGCTCCATCGCAGTTAGAGCCCAGATTCCCGACACAGTGGTTGTTCGGAGGCCCTGCGGAATCGGATTGGAGACTTTTCCGAAATTCTTTCGAGCCCCCGACGCCGGGCCCCGA
Coding sequences:
- a CDS encoding transglycosylase domain-containing protein; translation: MSAPQRKVSGAVGAILGLVGMSVIAGVLVTAMVTPALAVTGLGANSTISVFENLPSYIKPDALSQTSSVYGKNQDGSEVLLASFFEQNRQTVGWDDISQNVKDALVATEDPRFYVHGGIDVQSTTRALIGNFISGDVQSGASTISQQYVKNILVQRAEAITDPVQEQAAYAEATATTFDRKLKEMKLAIGLEKEYSKDDILLGYLNISLFGGRVYGIQAAAEYYFGVSAKDLTLPQAASLVATVNEPEGLRIDNPDNIDANKARRDKDVLASMLKEHTITQQQYADAVATPVTPNITQPSTGCQTAVDGAGFFCDYVKKIIEQDTTFGDTADAREHALNTGGYKIHTTLDMNLQKSADDTVKYYIPYTTDVLDLGAVLVTVEPGTGRVTSMAQNKNFSEDPAAPADSTSINYSTDVEYGGSTGFQVGSTYKLFTLINWLQTGHSLGDIVNGANGQKFNMSSFRNCDGTSGGTYSPQNDAGESGGRATVLNQFEESVNNAFIAMSQQLDACDIRDVAKSLGVHRADNTPLQTNITAVLGTNEIAPLTMAAAYAGVINKGMFCSPIAIDSITDASGAAVDVPKSTCTQAIDPKIAVAASYAMQGVIQNGTATPANPHDGTSHAGKTGTTDNEESVWLVGGTTKLVTASWTGNVTGHVSIRHSTIDGPGSGGVGSGLSRLYMWRDFYENTADAYGGDDFATPDRNLTNGTSVTVPDVSGLSMDSAQNRLTNAGFSPDDGGAVDSDKPAGQVARTDPPGGSSITKGSNVTVYTSNGKLTNLPDTTGDSVGSATSQLKGFTVTTQVSPDPTCKPDTVVSQTPGAGLVNPSSTTVSLVICPKK
- a CDS encoding thymidine kinase, coding for MAKLYFRYGAMNSGKSTALLQAAYNYEERGHRVLIAKPSTDTRGDHQIVSRLGVTREVDFLVDAGASLRDEFETRRAAVGGVSCLLIDEAQFLTRAQVDDALRIALVDNVPVLAYGIRTDFLTEAFPGSARLLEVAHSLEELKTICRCGRKAIFNSRLVNGRFVFDGDQVAIDGDSVTYESLCGACYLEESGGMLGGTLVAG
- a CDS encoding glycosyltransferase family protein; translated protein: MHRRFLWAAGLIIAGGVALRVALALSPGFVVDSDRAIVYLMAVHASHGDLTVVYWGQQYGGSLLSLVSGAVMAVVGESPYVVYGVVLAMMAASALLLCRLTRLALGRVTALVATALFMFPGTFLTRQTLDDGGFYMSTVLFALLAIWFAVDHPLRAPRWRMLGVGLSVGIALWCSPMGFALAAPALGVALYRRRRISTALLMLPGLALGAAAFAAGELQFRAAGSGWAQQVTLFDGAVERAHQLFFGLIPAGLPFGIGSLRAVVALVVLALIVVLLIGAFRDKSGITFAFAAGVVLLTVVLVLSGTTLIDAAARYVEFYLPALAFAAAAVIVRVSAGVAVLAGRGRAGSRDGEEGAGDDTVGEHADASESDGTAGAVTGAGVGTVGAAAGPGVGAARESAGPGDHGSDGTPGVSVPAPVPAPRPTPRRPARVLLGALATVTVVAAIVISVRGTYLIGSGTTQTGGSRGTIAAADTPSAAAVPVAGLRLFGGDAIAVDNLLEARGISAVWAAYWISYRLAAASGERVVAADIELRRYAPYVQRASAVDPAAVVEPTGSGAEQALSASTDLPYAERETVAGMTVFIYDHPVTAERLGRVIGMA
- a CDS encoding metallophosphoesterase, giving the protein MKTAVTAAGVTAAAGVGAFAWGSLVERRLFTLRRVTAPVLAKGADPIKVLHLSDFHLAPWQEQKQRWIRQLANLKPDLVVDTGDNLGHVDSYDALAYALEPLRGIPGVFVNGSNDYWAPGFKNPLKYFLGPSRAPREPARLDLEREHDIFASLGWRDLNNKAASLDVRGTHIELFGVDDPHRRYDRLELISGALDDLREEESDDDNANENNTVSDRSTLTIGVAHAPYQRVLNSFVNHGAQVIFAGHTHGGQVCVPGFGALVTNCDIPRKQVKGLSLWRRGRRAAYLNVSAGLGTSIYAPVRFACLPEATLLTLTPAH